GTCCACGTCGATCCACGGCAGCGGGCGGGGCGACCCGGAAATGACGGAACCCCGCACCGGGAAGGTGCGGGGTTCGGTCCTGCGGTGGTCTGCGTCAGACGAAGACGCCCTGCTGTCCGGCCAGGACGATCAGTTCGTTGCGCTCGCTCACGGTGGCAGCATTGGCGATGGCGAACTCGATGGAATTCCGGTACTGCTCACGCCGCAAACGGCGCTCGCGGATGACGGAGAGGATCTTCATCATCGCGAAAGCCCGTTCATGGTGCGCTGATGCAGGACGATGAGCTCGTCACGCATACTCGGCGACGAGGCGGACTCGATCGCTCGACGGATCTCGCGGTTGCTGCGGGCCACTCGCCGACGGCCACGGAAACCGCTGGTACCACTGGTACTGCTGGACATCAGAAAAATCCCTTGCTGTTGTGCTGGTGATGCGCTTGCCCTCTTCGGAACACCTGCGCTCAGGCCGGAGTCCCGGTTGGACCTCGGCCGATCGAGCGACGGGAGTAACTCCGTCATACAAGTAGGACGCGTGAGGCCCCCGGTTCGGTACCGAAAACGACCACGATCCGCGGTGATTCCGCTCACCCGGATCTCGCCCCTCGCCCGGACTCGCTCAGCTCGACGCGTGGGACGAGCGGGGCACGCCGGCGGGTCAGCTCACGCAGATGCTGGGCGAAGCCCTCTGGGGCCCGCCCGACCAGCCGTCCGCTGGTCAGCACCGGGCCGGCCCCGGTGGCGACCACTCGGGCGCCCAGACGACGCACGGCCTCGACCAGCAGCCGGTCCTCGTGAGCCGAGATCGGGAGGAATCCACCCGCGCGGAGGTAGCAGTCCGCTCGGATCCCCAGGTTCGCGCCGTGGATGTGCGGATGCCCGTCCGCCAGCCGGTGCTGGCTTATCCAGCGGGCCACCATCTTCTCGTTGACGTCCTGCGGATCCGGTCGGACGGTGCCGAGTAGCAGGTCGGCGCCGGCCTGCGCCTGTCTCAGATGGGTCAGCAGCCAGTCGGCGGGCACGGCGGAATCGGCATCGGTGCAGGCGATCCAGATCTCCCGGGGATCCCGGCCGGAGGTGGCCAGTCCGTGAGCGATACCGCGCCCGCGAGCGGCCCCGACACTGCCGTCGTCGGCCGTCAACGCCTGGACGGCGTCCCACTGCGCCACCACCTCGGCCGAGCGGTCCGTACAGCGGTCCAGCACGACCAGGACCCGGACCATAGGCGGCCGGGCCGACTGAGCGGACAGACGGTTGCGGGCGACCTCGAGCGCAGCGAGCGCGCGGGGCAGATGCAGTTCCTCGTTCCGGGCCGGAATCACCACGAGCATCTCGGTGATCGTTCCGCCACCGACCGAGTCCGCACGGTCGAAGGGACTCACCCGAGCAATCCGCTCTCCCGAGCCACGGACCGTCCGGGGGGCCGGACGAGGACGTCCAGCCGGAAGTCCTCCTCCTCGTGGCGGGCCAGGACCACCAGGCCGGCCTCGCCCTCGAGAGCCCGGTGCACCTCGTCACCGCCGAGCGGATACTCCGGCACCGGATGACGCCAATGACAGGCGACCAGCACGCCGTCCTCGGTCAGGCTGCGCGCGGCGCGATCGATCAGCCGCGCCAGGTCGGCCGACGAGCAGTAGTACGCCATCTCCGACAGCACGATCAGGTCGAACTGCGCGTCGGGCCACTCCTGGGGCACCGTCCGCCGTTCGAATCGCACCCAGGGTGCGTCCGCCAGCCGGGTCCGCGCCGCCGCCAGCGGCACCTCGGAAATATCGGTGGCCAGCAAGGAGTCGCAACGAGCGGCGAGTTCCGCGGTCAGCACGCCGATCGAACACCCGGGCTCGAACGCGCTCCGGAACCGACGACGCGGCAGTGCGGCCAGGGTCAGGGCCCGTTTCCGCTCTTCGTACCAACGGGTCTCGAAACCCCACGGGTCGCTCTGCCCTTGGTAGAACTCGTCGAAGAAGTCACCGTCCAGGCTGCGGCCGTCCGACCCGGTGGTGCTCGTCGAGTCGGGCGAGGGCCCCGACGGCATCACGAAGATCTCGTAGGGCCGGTCGAAATGACGGGCGAAGTCCGGACCGACGACGGCCTCGTCGCCCGGCGCGTCCGAGAGCGGATCGGTCTGGGTGACGTGCCGGGCGAGCGCCGCGGCCTTGGCCCGCTGGTCGTCGGCCCCCAACCCGAGCCGCACCATCGCCGGGTCGAATCCGTCCGGCACCGCCCAGTGCCACGCCCAGATCGGATACTGCAGCAGCACCGCGCCCCGACGGAGCGCTGCCCGTTCGGCGGCCGCGCCGACGGCTTCGTGGTCCGGGTGTCCGTCTCTCGACCACGGTGAGACCAGGAGCGTATCCGGACCCGGGACGGCGTCCGAGATCGCCGCGGTCAGGTCCTCGACGCGCTCGGCCAGACCGCCGTCCGGCCACCCAAGGAGCTGGACCGAAGCGCTCGGGGCCACCAGTTCCAGGGCGGCGAACACCTCGGCCCGTCGGCGGGTGGCCAACTCGTCCGGAGTGTGGGTCGTCGACGCCGGGTGGGAGTTCTCGCCCGACGTGGCCACGATGACTCCGGTGGGGATGCCCTGCCGGTGCGCGGCGGCGAGAAGGCCACCGGCGCCGAGGGTTTCGTCGTCCGGATGGGCCGACAGCACCACGACGTGCCGGTACCTCGACAGCTCGAGCATCGGCAGGTCAACACCGCTCAGATGGCGGGCCCACTCCGTCTCCGGGGTGCCCGGGTCACGGTGGTCGAATTCGGGACGGCGTTCGGCCGTCACCACGGGCGAACCCCGGCCGCCAGGTGTCCGCCCAGGGCCGCCTCGTCACGTTCGGCGTGGTGCTGGCGGACGTAGATCTCCAGATCGGCCACCCGACGGGCGTGATGCTCGTTCTGGGTCAGCGGCGCCGGCCCGAGGGCGTGCCCGACCCGCCTGATCGTCTGTTCGGCCGCGCCCGCCACCAGTCCCCGGGTGCGGGCGGCAACCACCACCCCGGCCACGCCGTCGGCCTCGCCCCGGTCGATCGCCCGGGCCGCGTCGAGCAGGGCCAGGCGAGCCCCGGTCAGGGCGAGATCGACGGCCCCCAGATGCATCTGGGTGATCTGGTCGGCCGGCCGTTGGACGCAGCGCTCCCACAGCAGCCGGGCCACCCCGACCGCACCGCCGTACCAGCAGGCGGCGACACCGGCCCCGCCCCAGGCGAACCCCGGACGTTCGAGATACCAGCCGTCCGCTCCGATCGGGATCGCCGGCGCGTCGGTCAGGACGATCGGTCCGGAGGGCACCGCGGTCAGGCCCCGGCTGAACCAGCCTTCGTCGGTGGTGCGCACGCGTCGGTCCCTCAGGTCGACGGCGAACAGCCGGCGATGCTCTCCCGGTGTGTGCGCGGTGACCAGCGCGTGGGTCAGGCGGCCGGCCAGCGAACACCAGGGCTTGGTCCCGTCAAGGCGCCATCCGTCCTGGCCCGATCGGGTGGCCTGTACCCGCAGCCCAGGACCCTCAGCCGCGAAGACACCCCAGGTCGATCCGGGCCCGGCGTCGACGGCGGCCAGGTCACGCTCCGGATCGACGCCGGCCTCGTCCAGGATGGCCAGGGCATCGAGGTGCGCCTCCGCGACGCGGGCCGCCGTGAGGTCGATCGCGGCCAACGTGGCCAGGACCGACCATCGTTCGGTGGTGCGGCCGGCACCCGGGGCGGCGAGGAGGCCGCCCACCCGCCGGGCCAGCTCGATCGCGGCATCGGCGTCACCGTCGACGCCGGCCGCCCATTCGGCCACCGACGGGCCGAGGTCGGATGCATCCCGGACGCCGCCGAGGTGGACGGCCCCTTGGTCGGTCGGGGCATTGAGGGTCTGCATGAGGTTCTCCTGACGACGCCGCCGCTGACCGGTCGACGCGATCGACCGGCGCCGGCCCCGGACGCGGCCCGTTCGAGGCCACTGGCTGGACCTCGTACTCGGCTGGCCGGTACCCGCGCCCGTCTCGCCCAAACCCGAGGGTGGGAGCACGGGCGGTGATGCGGTGTCGCGGGCGCCGGGAGCGCAGGTCAACCCGGTAGGTTCGGTCGATGAGCCACGACTCTTCCCTCAACCGATCGACCCTTGCCGTCTGTGCCGGACGGCCGGCCCCCGCCCCCGGGGGCCCGCTCAATACCGGCGTCAGCCTCTCGGCCACGTTCCATGCCGGCACCGAGGCGAACTACCTCCGCCAGGGTGGCAGCGAGATCACCCGCGCCTTCGAGGCCGCCCTCGGTGAGTTGGAAGGCGGTCGGGCGCTGGGCTTCTCGTCCGGTATGGCGGCGATCGCCGCCGTCGTCGAGCATCTGCCGACCGGCAGCACGATCGTCGGTCCGCTCGCGGTCTACTCGGGCACCAGCATGCTGTTCGACGAGCAGGAACGGCTGGGTCGCGCCAGGGTCCGCCGGGTCGACATCAGTGACACGGAAGCCGTTCTGGAGGCGCTGCGGCTGGATCCGGCGCCCGACCTGTTGTGGATCGAGACGCCGACCAATCCGACATTCGGCGTGGCCGACCTGCCGGTGCTCATCGAGGCCGCGCACGCCGTCGGCGCGCTGGTCGCGGTCGACTCGACCTGGAACTCGCCGATGGTGCTGCGCCCGTTGGAATACGGCGCCGACGTCGTCATGCACTCGGCCACGAAGTATCTGGCCGGCCACTCCGATGTCCTGATGGGCGCGCTCGTCGTCGCCGACGACGAGGTCTTCGCGCGGCTGAAGGCGCGACGGGATCTGGGCGGCGCGACCCCGGGGGCGCTGGAAACATTCCTCACGCTCCGCGGGATGCGGACGCTGTCGGTGCGAATGGACCGGGCCCAGGCGAACGCGGGCGAGCTCGCCCGGCGGTTGACGTCCCACCCGTCGGTCGAGCGGGTGCTCTATCCGGGCCTCCCGGACGATCCGGCCCACGATCGAGTGACCCGTCT
This window of the Nakamurella panacisegetis genome carries:
- a CDS encoding glycosyltransferase, which gives rise to MSPFDRADSVGGGTITEMLVVIPARNEELHLPRALAALEVARNRLSAQSARPPMVRVLVVLDRCTDRSAEVVAQWDAVQALTADDGSVGAARGRGIAHGLATSGRDPREIWIACTDADSAVPADWLLTHLRQAQAGADLLLGTVRPDPQDVNEKMVARWISQHRLADGHPHIHGANLGIRADCYLRAGGFLPISAHEDRLLVEAVRRLGARVVATGAGPVLTSGRLVGRAPEGFAQHLRELTRRRAPLVPRVELSESGRGARSG
- a CDS encoding trans-sulfuration enzyme family protein → MSHDSSLNRSTLAVCAGRPAPAPGGPLNTGVSLSATFHAGTEANYLRQGGSEITRAFEAALGELEGGRALGFSSGMAAIAAVVEHLPTGSTIVGPLAVYSGTSMLFDEQERLGRARVRRVDISDTEAVLEALRLDPAPDLLWIETPTNPTFGVADLPVLIEAAHAVGALVAVDSTWNSPMVLRPLEYGADVVMHSATKYLAGHSDVLMGALVVADDEVFARLKARRDLGGATPGALETFLTLRGMRTLSVRMDRAQANAGELARRLTSHPSVERVLYPGLPDDPAHDRVTRLHDGYGAMVCFLVTGGSAAADRVCERVHLITHATSLGGVESLIERRARYAVDAANGTPENLIRFSVGIEDVDDLWHDLQQALID
- a CDS encoding acyl-CoA dehydrogenase family protein, whose product is MQTLNAPTDQGAVHLGGVRDASDLGPSVAEWAAGVDGDADAAIELARRVGGLLAAPGAGRTTERWSVLATLAAIDLTAARVAEAHLDALAILDEAGVDPERDLAAVDAGPGSTWGVFAAEGPGLRVQATRSGQDGWRLDGTKPWCSLAGRLTHALVTAHTPGEHRRLFAVDLRDRRVRTTDEGWFSRGLTAVPSGPIVLTDAPAIPIGADGWYLERPGFAWGGAGVAACWYGGAVGVARLLWERCVQRPADQITQMHLGAVDLALTGARLALLDAARAIDRGEADGVAGVVVAARTRGLVAGAAEQTIRRVGHALGPAPLTQNEHHARRVADLEIYVRQHHAERDEAALGGHLAAGVRPW
- a CDS encoding bifunctional PIG-L family deacetylase/class I SAM-dependent methyltransferase, with the translated sequence MTAERRPEFDHRDPGTPETEWARHLSGVDLPMLELSRYRHVVVLSAHPDDETLGAGGLLAAAHRQGIPTGVIVATSGENSHPASTTHTPDELATRRRAEVFAALELVAPSASVQLLGWPDGGLAERVEDLTAAISDAVPGPDTLLVSPWSRDGHPDHEAVGAAAERAALRRGAVLLQYPIWAWHWAVPDGFDPAMVRLGLGADDQRAKAAALARHVTQTDPLSDAPGDEAVVGPDFARHFDRPYEIFVMPSGPSPDSTSTTGSDGRSLDGDFFDEFYQGQSDPWGFETRWYEERKRALTLAALPRRRFRSAFEPGCSIGVLTAELAARCDSLLATDISEVPLAAARTRLADAPWVRFERRTVPQEWPDAQFDLIVLSEMAYYCSSADLARLIDRAARSLTEDGVLVACHWRHPVPEYPLGGDEVHRALEGEAGLVVLARHEEEDFRLDVLVRPPGRSVARESGLLG